In one window of Toxotes jaculatrix isolate fToxJac2 chromosome 10, fToxJac2.pri, whole genome shotgun sequence DNA:
- the zgc:92907 gene encoding UDP-N-acetylglucosamine transferase subunit ALG13 homolog — protein sequence MKTVFVTVGTTCFEELIENITSSEAVQALKAHGYERLVLQVGRGSLLPAADSCPHIRLEAFRFKDSIAEDFKQADLVISHAGAGSCLEALGAGKPLLVVINDKLMNNHQLELARQLHMDSHLLYCTCSTLTETLTTMDLSVLQPFLPGQPKKFANFLDKALGVK from the exons ATGAAGACAGTGTTTGTCACTGTCGGCACCACGTGTTTTGAGGAGCTCATTGAAAACATCACGTCCTCCGAGGCCGTTCAG GCTTTAAAGGCTCATGGATATGAGCGTTTGGTCCTTCAGGTTGGAAGAGGATCTCTCCTTCCAGCTGCTGACAGCTGTCCACACATCAGACTGGAGGCTTTTCGATTCAAAGACTCTATAGCAGAGGACTTCAAGCAGGCTGACCTCGTCATCAGCCACGCAG ggGCAGGAAGTTGTCTGGAGGCGCTCGGTGCAGGGAAACCTCTGCTGGTCGTCATCAATGACAAGCTGATGAACAACCACCAACTGGAGCTGGCCAGACAGCTGCACATGGACTCCCATCTGTTGTACTGCACGTGCAG CACGCTGACAGAAACGCTGACGACCATGGATCTTTCTGTTCTGCAGCCCTTCTTGCCGGGACAGCCAAAAAAATTTGCAAACTTTCTAGACAAAGCCCTCGGTGTTAAGTGA